From the genome of Uranotaenia lowii strain MFRU-FL chromosome 1, ASM2978415v1, whole genome shotgun sequence, one region includes:
- the LOC129740359 gene encoding uncharacterized protein LOC129740359, with translation MLGLSSPNYHRVASDGVALILHFLYLFSSRDEHLADSVNSYQLVLDKLGHKPAKIYAHLQFVASIVANHYMSLCAADIILEYLVVMYQLPDLEALSAKWRRWVALGSNCLLTMLNCYNPHWTTITFAVYAKSLFMSFWMTKIWYNFDQIRTILERNSLSAITLLLAMVILITVLVATKECHCFFRM, from the exons ATGCTTGGACTAAGCTCTCCAAACTATCACCGTGTCGCTAGCGATGGGGTGGCATTAATTTTGCACTTCCTGTATCTTTTCAGCAGTCGAGATGAGCATCTAG CTGACAGTGTAAACTCGTATCAACTGGTGCTGGATAAGCTAGGTCATAAACCGGCAAAAATCTACGCTCATCTGCAGTTTGTAGCATCGATCGTAGCCAATCATTACATGTCCCTGTGTGCCGCGGATATAATTCTAGAATATCTTGTAGTAATGTACCAGCTACCGGATCTTGAAGCTCTCAGTGCCAAATGGAGACGTTGGGTTGCTCTCGGGTCCAACTGCCTTCTTACTATGCTCAACTGCTACAATCCACACTGGACAACTATCACATTTGCCGTCTACGCCAAGTCCCTGTTCATGAGCTTTTGGATGACAAAAATCTGGTACAACTTCGATCAAATAAGGACTATTTTAGAACGAAATAGCCTATCTGCAATCACCTTACTGCTAGCGATGGTTATTCTAATCACAGTTCTAGTAGCCACCAAAGAATGTCACTGTTTCTTCCGGATGTAA